The Choristoneura fumiferana chromosome Z, NRCan_CFum_1, whole genome shotgun sequence DNA window CTGCTGGAGTTTTAAATATACTGAAAGCGGCTACAGTAGCAGCAGTGAGAGCTGAAGGAGCGTTAGTCTTAGAGTTTGTAGGCTTTATATCGTTAGCTTGACCCGGGCTGTCATTGACGGCTTTCTGGGAGACCTCAGTCAGCGACGTCATATCTTCTACGTCCACCATAGTACTGTCCATAGTGTTTGGGTCGACTTTAGCCAGAGTAGCGTGCACATCGTCAAGTCTGTTCTTATCCTCTTGTTCCTCTGTAAATGAACATAGTAAAACcttcttatttttataaaaattacactACAAGAATGAGTCCACGTTCTAGCGAAGTA harbors:
- the LOC141434150 gene encoding uncharacterized protein → MDGFISSLKSKFASKREQDEEQEDKNRLDDVHATLAKVDPNTMDSTMVDVEDMTSLTEVSQKAVNDSPGQANDIKPTNSKTNAPSALTAATVAAFSIFKTPAERDDAEELPDPLEDDIFIYYD